From one Lysinibacillus sp. G4S2 genomic stretch:
- a CDS encoding GNAT family N-acetyltransferase produces MEICTVTLATVGEVVPLFNAYREFYGQQANLGQAEQFLTERLNKGESVIFLAYLDAQPVGFVQLYPVFSSVAMKKAFILNDLFVAEHARKRGVAQGLIEQCYSYCLQKDARYIALETATDNVRAQKLYEKLGMKIDDGVFHFIKYW; encoded by the coding sequence ATGGAGATTTGTACAGTAACTCTAGCAACAGTTGGAGAAGTGGTGCCATTATTTAATGCATATCGAGAATTTTATGGTCAACAAGCTAACTTAGGGCAAGCCGAGCAGTTTCTAACGGAACGTTTAAATAAGGGAGAGTCGGTTATTTTTCTAGCATATTTGGATGCGCAGCCAGTTGGTTTTGTTCAGCTATATCCTGTTTTTTCATCTGTAGCGATGAAAAAAGCTTTTATTTTAAACGATTTATTTGTGGCAGAGCATGCCAGAAAACGAGGTGTCGCACAGGGCTTAATTGAACAGTGTTATTCATACTGTTTACAGAAGGATGCAAGGTATATAGCCTTAGAAACAGCGACAGATAACGTTCGTGCTCAAAAACTATATGAGAAGCTCGGAATGAAGATAGATGATGGAGTATTTCATTTTATTAAATATTGGTAA
- a CDS encoding GNAT family N-acetyltransferase yields MTATIKQLTTQQEWIEAYAVLVQLRTELTIEKYLLLLKEMMQDGYMLFALFENKQMVAVAGLSWRVNFYSERHIFVYDLVTHEAYRSRGYGEKLLHYIHQWGKEKGAHYIALESGVLRKNAHRFYEDRLGYEKWCYSFRKAL; encoded by the coding sequence ATGACGGCAACAATCAAACAATTAACAACTCAGCAAGAATGGATTGAAGCGTATGCTGTTTTGGTGCAACTTCGTACGGAATTAACAATAGAAAAGTACCTACTATTATTAAAGGAAATGATGCAAGATGGCTATATGTTGTTTGCCTTATTTGAAAACAAACAAATGGTTGCAGTAGCCGGATTAAGTTGGAGAGTCAACTTCTACAGTGAACGTCATATTTTTGTCTATGATTTAGTAACGCATGAGGCCTATCGTTCAAGAGGCTATGGTGAGAAATTATTGCACTATATTCATCAATGGGGCAAAGAAAAGGGTGCACACTATATTGCTTTAGAATCTGGAGTACTAAGAAAAAATGCACATCGCTTTTATGAAGATCGATTAGGATATGAAAAATGGTGCTATTCTTTTCGAAAAGCATTGTGA
- a CDS encoding CPBP family intramembrane glutamic endopeptidase — protein MVMESAISAIIQVILFSVIPFIWWFFSGKKEQSFLAWLGIKKPVIESKGNYFVWFLVIIVLLVVPLATITYFYLDSSILASNRFIGLGFSALVPALFYAIVQTGLSEELFFRGFLMKRFMHRFGFQIGNIMQSLLFGTIHGWMLFSFIPFGGVVLVVMATGFAGYLMGWINERKSNGSILTSWSVHGIANLFASVMAMFNML, from the coding sequence ATGGTTATGGAAAGTGCAATAAGTGCAATTATTCAGGTCATTTTATTTTCAGTTATACCGTTTATTTGGTGGTTTTTCTCAGGGAAAAAGGAACAATCATTTTTAGCATGGCTCGGCATCAAGAAGCCTGTCATTGAAAGTAAGGGTAATTATTTTGTATGGTTTTTAGTCATTATTGTTTTATTAGTCGTTCCACTTGCTACAATTACCTATTTCTACCTAGATAGTTCAATCTTAGCGTCAAATCGTTTTATAGGACTTGGCTTTTCAGCGCTCGTACCAGCACTGTTCTATGCAATTGTCCAAACAGGGTTATCGGAGGAGCTGTTTTTCCGAGGTTTTTTAATGAAGAGATTCATGCATAGGTTTGGTTTTCAAATAGGGAATATCATGCAAAGTTTACTATTTGGCACTATACATGGGTGGATGCTGTTTTCTTTTATTCCTTTTGGAGGTGTTGTGTTAGTTGTTATGGCAACTGGATTTGCAGGTTATTTAATGGGCTGGATCAATGAACGAAAATCCAATGGCTCTATTTTAACAAGCTGGAGCGTACATGGCATTGCTAATCTATTTGCCTCTGTTATGGCAATGTTTAATATGCTCTAA
- a CDS encoding PLP-dependent aminotransferase family protein: protein MDDFIFLFTEGEAKYKQIYQQIKWLIEKGRLKTNDSLPSIRRLADTLHVSRNTTLTAYEQLVAEGYIRGEGRKGYFVNDFEQVFLLEEERPSLPQKTTTKSGDIIIDFRAGAVDQQHFPLKTWRQMANQVLALKNCYAYGDPFGEPLLKEQLVHYLLQARGVQVHAEDIIIGSSTQQMLIYLGFLLKWDFPSVILEDPGYDGAREAFKMHGFQIETLPVLETGAQLEHLAHLPSRLLYVTPSHHFPYGVSMSIQQRQALIQWAKKVDGYILEDDYDGEFRYTQQPFPSLASIDKSRVIYMGTFSKSFLPAIRLSYMVLPKTLVHSYKKRFAHFEHNASAIHQLTMAKFMEQGEWTRHIKKMRITYKHKINGLVEELNKQFGEKITILGEQSGLYILVKVHTQLSEEQLIQNAEQHGIKVYPTSPYFLQQPSSVPIIQLGFSKLTMEEIILGVQLLKKAWITQF, encoded by the coding sequence ATGGATGATTTTATTTTTTTATTCACAGAAGGAGAGGCAAAATATAAACAAATTTATCAGCAAATCAAATGGTTAATCGAAAAAGGGCGATTGAAAACGAATGATTCTCTTCCCTCTATTCGAAGGCTAGCCGATACTTTACATGTCAGTCGGAATACAACTTTAACTGCCTATGAGCAACTTGTAGCAGAAGGATACATACGTGGCGAGGGACGAAAAGGTTATTTCGTTAATGATTTTGAGCAAGTTTTTCTACTGGAGGAGGAACGACCAAGCCTTCCACAAAAAACGACTACTAAATCTGGAGATATCATCATTGACTTTCGTGCAGGTGCTGTCGATCAACAACATTTTCCTTTAAAAACATGGCGTCAAATGGCTAATCAAGTATTAGCTTTAAAAAATTGCTATGCATATGGAGATCCTTTCGGTGAGCCACTTTTAAAGGAACAGCTTGTGCATTATTTGCTCCAAGCTCGTGGAGTTCAGGTACATGCGGAGGACATTATTATCGGTAGCAGCACGCAACAAATGTTAATTTATCTGGGCTTTCTATTAAAGTGGGATTTCCCAAGTGTTATTTTAGAAGATCCTGGCTACGACGGTGCAAGGGAAGCATTCAAAATGCATGGCTTTCAAATAGAGACATTACCTGTGTTGGAAACTGGTGCACAGCTTGAGCATTTAGCCCATTTACCTTCGCGCTTACTATATGTCACACCTTCTCATCATTTCCCATATGGAGTTTCCATGAGTATTCAGCAGCGGCAAGCTTTAATTCAGTGGGCAAAAAAAGTTGATGGTTATATACTCGAGGATGATTATGATGGTGAATTTCGATATACACAGCAACCATTTCCTTCTCTCGCCTCTATTGATAAATCACGTGTTATTTATATGGGAACATTTTCAAAATCGTTTTTACCAGCCATTCGTTTAAGCTATATGGTGCTACCGAAAACACTTGTTCATTCATATAAAAAACGCTTTGCTCATTTTGAACATAACGCTTCGGCTATACATCAATTAACAATGGCGAAATTTATGGAACAAGGTGAATGGACACGGCATATTAAAAAAATGCGTATCACCTATAAACATAAAATAAACGGTCTTGTAGAGGAGCTTAACAAGCAATTCGGAGAAAAAATTACGATATTAGGAGAGCAATCTGGGTTATATATATTGGTGAAGGTGCATACACAACTTTCAGAAGAGCAGCTTATTCAAAATGCAGAACAACACGGAATCAAGGTCTACCCTACAAGCCCATATTTTCTACAACAGCCAAGCTCTGTGCCAATTATACAATTAGGCTTTAGTAAGTTAACAATGGAGGAAATCATCCTCGGTGTCCAACTCTTGAAAAAGGCTTGGATAACGCAATTTTAA